The Methylocystis bryophila genome contains the following window.
GACGAGCCGCACGACGTTGCTTGGCCTGCCCGCGACCCTGTTTCTACAAGGCTTCTACGACAATGTGAAAAGCGCGAATCCGTTGTCCAACCAAGTCCCGAACACGTGGAATTGGGGTGCGCTCGGAGGGCCCGTCGGCATGATCGACTCTTATACGTCGAACACCAGTCTTCGCGCCCGCGAAGAGATCGCTCTGACTCCGCAGATGACCGCCGTGATGGGAATGAGCTCCAATTGGAACCGAGTGTGGGGCGTCTACACCGTTTACAATTTTGCGGCGAACGGAGCCGTGACGCGGCCTACGGCGGTTGCCGCCGACAACGACTATTGGAACACGGCGCCCGAGGCGTCGCTGACGTATCGCATCACTCCGGAAGTGCAACTTCGCGGTCGCTATGCGGCGGGCTATTCGACTCCGGCGTTCGTTTACCTCACGACGACGCAAAATGGCGCGGGAAACAATTCGACGCTAAAGGCCCAGACTAACATGGGGGTCGATTTGGGCGTCGATTGGACGCCGAGGGAAGACCTACTCGTAAGCCTCATAGGCTATAACGAGTGGTACCGAAACGAGATTCTCACGCTCTCCAACGCTCTTATCAACTACCAAGAAAATGTGCCGGCATCCATGCATCGCGGCGCCGAGATCACTCTTGATTGGAGATTTCATGAAGGCTGGCGCCTCCTCGCGGCCTATTCATACACCGATCAGTTCTTCACAAACTACTGGGATAATCTCGGACCATTCAAGGGACGATTCGTATATTACAATCGAGCTGGAAATCAAATTCCAAACGTCTCCCCGCAAACTCTCACGGGTCGAATGGGATATGATGTGCCGAACGGCCAGTTGAAGGGACTCGGCGCTTACGTCGAATATATCTACAAGGCAGGCTACACGATCGACAACGCCAATTTTACGTCGCTGCCTAGCTATGGTCTCGTCAATTTCAACGTTCACTACAGTCCTGAAATTCATGACAGCTACCTGAAGCACATCGAAATGTATCTCAACTTGAACAATGCCTTCAACCACAACTATATCGCGGGCTCCTTTGTGATGAGCAACACGCTGCTCGCCGGAACGGCGATCCAGACGCCCGCGATTTTGTTGTCGACGGCCCAAGGAGCCGGGATTCTCGCCGGGCAGCCGCGGTCGCTCGTAGGGGGCGTCAAGTTCAAATTCTGATCCTTCCTGGCGTCGCGTCGCCGCTTTTGCGCGACGCGACTTGGAAATGTGGAGAGAGAGATGGCGATCGTTCTGTTCGTGGAGAAAATGTATTGCAGCGGCTGCGCTCAGCATGTCCTCGAAGCGACGCGCGCGCTTCTTCCGGAGGCCGATGTTTCAATCGAGCTCTCCTGCAAGCAAGTCGTGGTCGATCCCGCCCCCGCGGATCCGCGTCGGCTCGTCGACGCCATCGCCGGGGCCGGATATGACGCCCGCATCTTGCGGCAAGAAGTCGACGCCGACTTTCTTGCCCGGCGATCCGCAGCCCGGGCCCGGCTGGACGGCCTGGCGAAACCCGGGCGCGATCCCGCAGATTCTACCGGCGCGGAGTGGTTCCGCTATGTTTACGCCGCGGCCGGCGAGGATCCGGCGCAAGTGCCCTGGGCGCGGCTTGCGCCGCATCCCTTGCTGGCCGCCTGGCTAGCGAGCAACGACTCCCTGACCGGGCTGCGCGCGCTCGATGTCGCCTGCGGGCTTGGCGACAACGCCGAAGCGCTTGCGGCGGCCGGCGCCGAAACGACCGCTTTCGATTATGCCGAACGCGCGATCGCATGGGCGAGGCAGCGCTTTCCCGAGAGCGCCGTTCGCTACGCGGTCGCCGACCTCTTCGACCTGCCGCCGGAGTGGGAGGGCGCTTTCGATCTCGTGCACGAATGCGCCACGCTGCAGACTTTTACGCCGGAGCAGCTTCCTTCGGCGGCGGCGGCGCTGGCGAGGCTTGTCGCGCCGAGGGGCCGGCTCCTCGTCATCACGGCGGCTCGAGAGGAAGAAGAGCCGCAGACCACGCCTTGGCGGCCTCTCTCGCGTCAAGAGATCGAAGGACTCGCCGTCGACGGTCTCGGTCTTGAGACGCTTCACGATATTCCCGCGACCAGCCCCTCCGGCGCGAGGCTTTGGCGCGCGCTGCTGCGCAGACGCGAATGATCGCCACGCCCGGCTCGGCAAAAAAGGGGAAACTGAGATGATTCCGAAAAACTGTGCTGGGCTCGTCAACGCGCCAGTGACGCTCTTCGCCGCGCTTCTGTTCGTCTCGCTGGGCTCCTCCGCCTTATGCGCGCAGAACTCGCCGCCGCCACCGGGTCAAAATGGTCTTGCGATGGTCGGCTCTCCCGCCTTGCCGGCGAGTTTCGATCACCTGCCTTACGTCAATCCTGACGCGCCAAAAGGGGGCCGGTTACGCCTCGGCATGGTGGGGACGTTCGAAAATCTCAACCGCTTCAATATCAAGCTTCTGCGCGCGCCGCTGTTTCTATTGGGCGCGGTGCAGGAAAGCCTCATGGAGCGCTCGCAGGACGAGGCGAAAACCTATTATGGAGTCATCGCGCAATCGGTCGAGTTCGACGAGGCGCGAAAGCGTCTCACTTTCCGACTTAATCCCCGCGCGCATTTCTCCGATGGCGCGCCGATCACCTCGGCGGACGTAATTTTCAGCTTCGATCTCTTAAAAGACAAGGGACCGCCGCAACAGCGCGTCGAGCTCAGCCTCGTCAAGAACGCCGAGGCGCTCGATGCGCATACGATTCGATTCACGCTCCCCGACGCATATGATGCCGAGCTGCCCCTTCGTTTGGCGGCGCTGCCGGTTCTGCCGAAGCATGCAATCGATGTCGGGCGCTTTGCCGAGGCGACGCTCACGCCGCCGTTAGGTTCCGGCGCCTATGTCGTGGCGGAGGTGAAGGTCGGCGAACGTCTCGTGTTGCGTCGCGATCCCAGTTACTGGGCCAAGGACCTTCCGATGCGCCGGGGGCTGTTCAATTTCGACGAGATTGACATCGACTACTACAAAGACGCCGATACGCTGTTCGAGGCTTTCAAAGCTGGGCTTGTCGACTTCAGGGAGGAGACGAGCGCGAGCCGTTGGGCTTCTGGTTACGACTTTCCCGCGTTCACGGCCGGCCGCGTTGTGAAGGAGGCGATCAAGCCGGGGAGGCCCATCGGGATGGAGGGGTTCGCCTTCAACCTCCGCAAAGAGACGTTTCGTGACGTCCGCGTGCGCGAGGCGCTCAGCTTGATGCTCGATTTTGAGTGGATCAACCGGAACTATAATTTCGGCCTCTACACACGAACGAAGAGCTATTTCGATGACAGTCCGTATTCGTCATCGGATCGGCCCGCCAGCGCCGCCGAGCGCGCTCTGCTGTTACGCTTCCCCGGAGCGGTGCGCGAAGACATATTGGAAGGCCGCTGGATTCCGCCGGTGCACGACGGCGCATCGCGCGACAGAGAGCTTGTTCGCCGGGCGCAAGCCTTGCTGGCCGGGGCTGGCTACAGGCTCTCTGATGCCGGACTCGTCAAGGACGGCGCCCCGCTCCGTTTCGAGATTCTCGTTCGCAGCCGTGACGAGGAGCGTCTGGCCTTGCATTTCGCCGCCTCCCTGAAAAAGATTGGCGTGGACGCGCAAGTGCGGTCGCAAGAACCCGCTCAATATAATCGCCGCCGCCAGCAATTCGACTATGACATGCTGATCGGACAATGGCTGACCGTCGCTCAGCCTGGCGGCGAGCAGAGATCGCACTGGGACGAGATTTCCGCAGCCGGCTCAGGATCGGCCGATCTCGCAGGCGCCGCCTCGCCCGTGGTCCAGGCGCTGATCGACGCGCTCGTTGCGGCGCGCAGCGAGGAGGCGCTCGAAACCGCCGCACGCGCGCTCGACCGGGTGCTGCTGTCGGGCTTCTACTTCATTCCGTTGTATCATGCGACGGAGATCAGGACCGCGCATGCGCCCGAGCTCAAGCATGCGCGAAACCCCGCCTTCCCCATGTACCCCTTCGGCATGTTGCTCGATAATTGGTGGTTCGAGAGCGAGCCGCGGTAGCCAGGCCCCTTCGCCGGGGTAAGCAGCGCGGCCCAGAACTTGGCTGTCCGTCGATCCTGTGCGCCGAGGCGTCGAAACGCCGAGAAAACTGTCGTATCGGGGCGTCCGGCCCTCCCTGGGGACGACGCAGCCTGCTGCGATTAAAGTTCGGCGATCATGCCGGCAAGGCCCTTGGCCGAAAACGAGGGCCATTATCCAGACGTAGCTCATTCAAGTCTCGGGCGATGTGGGCGAACGGCGGTTTCAGAGGCAGTATGTCTCCCCAAGCAATCTGCAACGCTCGTCGACTGAAAGCTCCATGATCAGAGACGCAAACGCAAGGATTCGGCGAGATCCTCAACGAATCGAAGGGCGGCTCGAAGGGCGGCGACCTCATTGCGAGCCGCAGTTCGTTCATTCGTAGCGCGATCGGAAACTCCATCCTTCCCCCTGCGGATCGCACACGAAGACTGTAGACCCATTTTCCGTTCGGATGCTCTTCGACTATCGCCCTATCGGCCAGGGCTCATCTCCCAGCGATTCCCTTCGACCGGGCGCGCTCGCCAAATCGACAGGCGTACAAGGGTTGTTATAGGGTAGCGAAGACGGATCACAGGCAGCCCGACCTGTGGCGCGCGGCGCAAGTTTGATTTGGGGAGGCGCATCGAGTTGAGAATTGGCTTGAGAGGATAGAGCGCTGGTTGACTCTCTTTTGCTCACCGCGACGCGCATTTGCACCTTCGAGCAACAGAGGTTGCTATCGAATGCGAGCGGCTTTCTTTTCGAGCGGGATGAACGTTTGTTTTTGGTCACGAGCCGGCACGTGATGATGGATGAGGAGAGCCGCCATTTTCCGGATCGCTTGGAGATCGAACTCCACAACGACCCCGAGAACATGGCCAAGTCC
Protein-coding sequences here:
- a CDS encoding methyltransferase domain-containing protein; the protein is MAIVLFVEKMYCSGCAQHVLEATRALLPEADVSIELSCKQVVVDPAPADPRRLVDAIAGAGYDARILRQEVDADFLARRSAARARLDGLAKPGRDPADSTGAEWFRYVYAAAGEDPAQVPWARLAPHPLLAAWLASNDSLTGLRALDVACGLGDNAEALAAAGAETTAFDYAERAIAWARQRFPESAVRYAVADLFDLPPEWEGAFDLVHECATLQTFTPEQLPSAAAALARLVAPRGRLLVITAAREEEEPQTTPWRPLSRQEIEGLAVDGLGLETLHDIPATSPSGARLWRALLRRRE
- a CDS encoding extracellular solute-binding protein, whose amino-acid sequence is MIPKNCAGLVNAPVTLFAALLFVSLGSSALCAQNSPPPPGQNGLAMVGSPALPASFDHLPYVNPDAPKGGRLRLGMVGTFENLNRFNIKLLRAPLFLLGAVQESLMERSQDEAKTYYGVIAQSVEFDEARKRLTFRLNPRAHFSDGAPITSADVIFSFDLLKDKGPPQQRVELSLVKNAEALDAHTIRFTLPDAYDAELPLRLAALPVLPKHAIDVGRFAEATLTPPLGSGAYVVAEVKVGERLVLRRDPSYWAKDLPMRRGLFNFDEIDIDYYKDADTLFEAFKAGLVDFREETSASRWASGYDFPAFTAGRVVKEAIKPGRPIGMEGFAFNLRKETFRDVRVREALSLMLDFEWINRNYNFGLYTRTKSYFDDSPYSSSDRPASAAERALLLRFPGAVREDILEGRWIPPVHDGASRDRELVRRAQALLAGAGYRLSDAGLVKDGAPLRFEILVRSRDEERLALHFAASLKKIGVDAQVRSQEPAQYNRRRQQFDYDMLIGQWLTVAQPGGEQRSHWDEISAAGSGSADLAGAASPVVQALIDALVAARSEEALETAARALDRVLLSGFYFIPLYHATEIRTAHAPELKHARNPAFPMYPFGMLLDNWWFESEPR
- a CDS encoding TonB-dependent receptor family protein, producing MSSSPSGVSGAPAPSTVVQPQQFAPGFSPARAALPIYRDPPGETVTTVNHKFLEPTPMYSVQEMLQYSPGVQVQAGNNSRDVNISIRGSGNRYGVGFPLGIRNIMMYEDGFPIVTADGVGRADMLDPHAFSAVDVYRGPSSALFGNYALFGAINYRTFSGAEIDGVETGSEFGSFGYSDNFVRAGKRYSTRTIGDIDISLFASDARGDGYLARNSYEMDQARVLATWTPTPSDRFTLKLIFNNSFSTFMNRESQNQYYWNPFGKTFDCSVAAVANAPFCNNLNVPANGLFTSIRAPLVNQSVWQLGSHLHAPREIAGARWEHDFDNNTTLRSQFTYDYYDFASGTWPPPKVGPAVLGGLGGPVAIRGPSVGISATTDLTSRTTLLGLPATLFLQGFYDNVKSANPLSNQVPNTWNWGALGGPVGMIDSYTSNTSLRAREEIALTPQMTAVMGMSSNWNRVWGVYTVYNFAANGAVTRPTAVAADNDYWNTAPEASLTYRITPEVQLRGRYAAGYSTPAFVYLTTTQNGAGNNSTLKAQTNMGVDLGVDWTPREDLLVSLIGYNEWYRNEILTLSNALINYQENVPASMHRGAEITLDWRFHEGWRLLAAYSYTDQFFTNYWDNLGPFKGRFVYYNRAGNQIPNVSPQTLTGRMGYDVPNGQLKGLGAYVEYIYKAGYTIDNANFTSLPSYGLVNFNVHYSPEIHDSYLKHIEMYLNLNNAFNHNYIAGSFVMSNTLLAGTAIQTPAILLSTAQGAGILAGQPRSLVGGVKFKF